The following coding sequences are from one Rhineura floridana isolate rRhiFlo1 chromosome 2, rRhiFlo1.hap2, whole genome shotgun sequence window:
- the CSRNP3 gene encoding cysteine/serine-rich nuclear protein 3 isoform X3 — MSGILKRKFEEVDGSSPCSSVRESDDDVSSSESADSGDSINPSTSNHFTPSSILKREKRKRTKNVHFNCVTVYYFTRRQGFTSVPSQGGSTLGMSTRHNSVRQYTLGEFAMEQERLHREMLREHLREEKLNSLKLKMTKNGTVESEEANILTLDDISDDDIDLDNTEVDEYFFLQPLSTKKRRALLRASGVKKIDVEEKHELRAIRLSREDCGCDCRVFCDPETCTCSLAGIKCQVDRMSFPCGCTKEGCSNTAGRIEFNPIRVRTHFLHTIMKLELEKSREQQVPALNGCHSEIGAHSSSMGPTTHPLEYSVPDNFEIEAESRGSIMHLQSADDLDCPGEEEEEEEEEEEDASSFCSGVTDSSTQSLAPSETDEDEEEEEEEEEKVDEFVEGLGAHADMVQNLPSVLCYSDSTAMHENHSKASSYYASSSSLYYQIENHSPGSPSQMREAYSERDTVKNGNLSLVPYNPASEQFVDYTRQSEESYSSSLYPPSNPSVIVCCSSSESDSAVPCSSLYAEHRPRHSQVDFSSYLKGPSQDGFVSPLNGSTHLPEHPAENSLSLSEKSRLHEECIKSPVMETVPV, encoded by the exons CATCCTCGATTCTGAAAAGAGAGAAACGGAAGAGGACGAAAAATGTTCATTTTAACTGTGTCACCGTGTACTACTTTACGAGAAGGCAAGGGTTCACGAGTGTCCCCAGCCAAGGAGGCAGCACCCTGGGCATGTCCACACGTCACAACAGCGTGCGCCAATACACACTGGGGGAGTTTGCAATGGAACAAGAGAGGCTTCACCGAGAGATGTTACGAGAGCATCTCAGAGAGGAAAAACTGAACTCTTTAAAACTCAAG ATGACTAAGAATGGCACCGTGGAGTCAGAGGAAGCAAACATTTTGACCCTGGATGACATTTCTGATGATGATATAGATCTGGACAACACAGAAGTAGATGAATACTTCTTTCTACAACCTCTGTCCACAAAAAAGCGAAGGGCACTCCTGCGAGCCTCTGGAGTCAAGAAGATTGACGTGGAAGAAAAACACGAGCTGCGAGCCATCCGCCTTTCGAGGGAAgactgtggctgtgactgtcgaGTCTTTTGTGACCCAGAAACGTGCACTTGCAGCCTTGCAGGCATAAAATGTCAG GTGGATCGAATGTCTTTCCCGTGTGGTTGCACTAAAGAAGGATGTAGCAATACAGCAGGTAGAATTGAATTTAACCCCATCCGTGTCCGGACTCACTTTTTGCACACTATAATGAAACTTGAATTGGAGAAAAGCAGAGAGCAGCAAGTCCCCGCACTGAACGGTTGCCACAGTGAGATAGGCGCTCATAGCAGCTCAATGGGCCCCACAACCCACCCGCTGGAATATTCCGTTCCAGACAACTTTGAAATTGAAGCAGAATCTCGGGGTAGCATCATGCACTTGCAGTCGGCTGATGACTTGGACTgcccaggggaggaggaagaagaggaggaggaggaggaagaagatgctAGTAGCTTTTGCAGTGGAGTTACAGATTCGAGCACACAGAGTTTAGCACCCAGTGAAACAGatgaagatgaggaggaggaagaggaggaggaagaaaaagtagATGAATTTGTGGAAGGCTTGGGTGCCCATGCTGACATGGTTCAAAATCTTCCTTCGGTCCTTTGCTACTCTGACAGCACTGCCATGCATGAAAACCACTCAAAGGCTTCCTCCTACTACGCCAGCTCTTCATCTCTTTATTACCAAATAGAGAACCACAGCCCCGGCTCTCCTAGCCAGATGCGTGAGGCTTACTCTGAAAGGGATACAGTTAAGAATGGTAATCTTTCCCTGGTGCCTTACAATCCAGCTTCAGAACAGTTTGTTGACTACACACGGCAATCAGAGGAAAGTTACAGCAGCTCACTTTATCCTCCTTCCAATCCGTCCGTCATAGTTTGCTGCTCCTCTTCAGAGAGTGACAGCGCTGTTCCATGTAGTAGTCTATATGCTGAGCATAGGCCAAGACACTCCCAAGTGGACTTTTCCTCATACTTGAAAGGTCCTTCTCAAGATGGATTTGTTTCTCCTTTGAATGGTAGCACTCACCTCCCAGAGCATCCTGCTGAGAATTCCCTCAGCCTCTCAGAAAAGAGCAGACTGCATGAAGAGTGTATCAAATCACCTGTCATGGAAACTGTAcctgtttaa